In Xylanibacter ruminicola 23, a single genomic region encodes these proteins:
- a CDS encoding SusC/RagA family TonB-linked outer membrane protein, which yields MKQRLTMFIVSLFLFVGTALAQTKVTGTVLSQEDGEPIIGATIKIVGAGTGAITDYDGQFTVTMPEGKDMIEITYLGCKTETLKAVNGMRVMMKPDTETLEEVVVVAYGTAKKQSITGSVSTVDQKVIEKRITSNVTSALEGAAPGVQVNNTYGEPGAEPTIRIRGIGSLNGSNTPLYVVDGIIYNGNIADLNPEDIKTMSVLKDAASAALYGNRASAGVVIITTKSGVSHEGNSSIDLKINHGFYNRGIKEYDRLGVNDYMETSWKAMKNWAMTGSMGLSEDEAKAYASAHLASDVMHQNIWDRASDQLFDENGKMVANVLDGYTDLDWEDNIERTGQRQEYILSGNFTNDKTNVYASLGYLNEKGYIISSDYERYTARVNSTFTPNKYFTAGVNLNGTISTRHFNDNAKGSAYSNPFSTARYMAPIYPIYSHNADGSIATDQNGEYVYDTKSDYLDNRNIAYELRKDQDTRKRNVLNGTAYLTLNLPYDFSVTVKGNLSHRSSTRQQYNNPEIGDGAANGGRLANYSNEYEDYTMQELLNWGHEYGNHHIDAMVGHENTHYQTENFDGMNTKMVASGIYVLGNFIQNSYLSGYNEEYATESYLARARYNYDQRYYVDASLRRDGSSRFHKNNRWGNFFSFGATWNAKKEEFLRTVKWVNQLRVRASYGEVGNDAGVNYYGYQALYYIEKNGGEGALMKQSRSADDIKWETAQTVDAAIEGRLFGRMNFSIGYFDKRNKDLLFAVRLPLSAGSYSYGEYFNMTVNKNIGTIANRGIELSVDADVLQKKDWNVNVGLDATFIKNKIIKLPNGDNILSGVHNYTEGRSLYDFYTYHFEGVDQMTGRSLYTLDPEKKETAAQQGELVTINGVDYTTDTAYGKRDFHGTAAPTVYGSVHGNVSWKDLTLSLLATYSLGGKTIDYTYQTLMSTNAMSSGSALHKDALKAWNGVPEGMTETSANRIDPNGVPAMDYNLSSKNNATCDRWLTSASYLVMKNISLSYSLPKKWLTSLNAGVNGATLTAGVENLFTLTGRKGMNPQYNFTGGSDDTYVTARVWNFSLNVNF from the coding sequence ATGAAACAACGACTAACGATGTTCATCGTCAGCCTGTTCCTTTTTGTGGGAACAGCGCTGGCACAGACAAAAGTTACAGGTACAGTACTCTCACAGGAGGATGGTGAGCCCATTATCGGCGCTACCATCAAGATTGTGGGTGCAGGTACTGGCGCCATCACAGACTATGACGGACAGTTTACTGTAACCATGCCCGAGGGTAAGGACATGATTGAGATTACCTACCTGGGCTGCAAGACCGAGACCTTGAAGGCCGTTAACGGTATGCGCGTAATGATGAAGCCCGACACCGAGACACTCGAAGAGGTGGTAGTTGTGGCTTACGGTACTGCCAAGAAGCAGAGTATTACCGGTTCGGTTTCGACCGTTGACCAGAAGGTGATCGAGAAGCGTATTACCTCGAACGTTACCAGTGCACTCGAGGGTGCTGCTCCTGGTGTACAGGTTAACAACACATACGGTGAGCCTGGTGCCGAGCCTACCATCCGCATTCGTGGTATCGGTTCGCTCAACGGCTCGAACACCCCACTCTACGTAGTAGATGGTATTATCTATAACGGTAACATTGCCGATCTGAACCCCGAGGATATCAAGACCATGTCGGTACTGAAGGATGCTGCATCTGCAGCCCTGTACGGTAACCGTGCATCGGCTGGTGTGGTTATCATCACCACCAAGAGCGGTGTTTCGCACGAGGGTAACTCATCTATCGACCTGAAGATTAACCATGGTTTCTACAACCGTGGTATCAAGGAGTACGACCGATTGGGTGTGAACGACTACATGGAGACATCGTGGAAGGCCATGAAGAACTGGGCTATGACCGGTTCGATGGGATTGAGCGAGGACGAGGCTAAGGCTTATGCCAGCGCCCACCTGGCTAGCGACGTGATGCACCAGAACATCTGGGACCGTGCCAGCGATCAGCTGTTCGACGAGAACGGTAAGATGGTGGCTAACGTACTGGATGGCTACACCGACCTGGATTGGGAGGACAACATTGAGCGTACCGGTCAGCGTCAGGAGTACATCCTGAGCGGTAACTTTACTAACGATAAGACCAACGTTTACGCATCGTTAGGTTACCTGAACGAGAAGGGTTACATTATCAGCAGCGACTACGAGCGCTACACAGCCCGCGTAAACTCTACCTTTACACCTAACAAGTATTTTACTGCTGGTGTAAACCTGAATGGTACCATCTCAACCCGCCACTTTAACGACAATGCTAAGGGTAGCGCTTATAGCAACCCATTCAGCACAGCCCGTTACATGGCTCCTATCTATCCTATCTACAGCCACAACGCCGATGGCAGCATTGCCACCGACCAGAATGGCGAGTATGTATATGATACTAAATCTGACTATCTTGACAACCGTAACATTGCTTACGAGCTGCGCAAGGACCAGGATACACGTAAGCGTAACGTACTGAACGGTACTGCTTACCTGACACTGAACCTGCCATACGACTTCTCGGTAACCGTTAAGGGTAACCTGTCGCACCGTTCATCTACACGTCAGCAGTACAACAACCCCGAGATTGGTGATGGTGCTGCAAACGGCGGACGATTGGCTAACTACAGCAACGAGTACGAGGACTACACCATGCAGGAGTTGCTGAACTGGGGTCACGAGTACGGCAATCACCACATCGATGCCATGGTAGGTCACGAGAACACTCACTACCAGACCGAGAACTTCGACGGTATGAATACCAAGATGGTGGCCAGTGGTATCTATGTGCTGGGCAATTTCATTCAGAACTCATACCTGAGCGGTTACAACGAGGAGTATGCTACCGAGTCGTACCTGGCTCGCGCCCGCTATAACTACGATCAGCGCTACTATGTAGATGCATCGCTGCGCCGCGATGGTTCGTCGCGTTTCCACAAGAACAACCGCTGGGGTAACTTCTTCTCGTTCGGTGCTACCTGGAATGCCAAGAAAGAGGAGTTCCTGCGCACTGTAAAGTGGGTTAACCAGTTGCGTGTTCGTGCCTCGTACGGTGAGGTGGGTAACGATGCCGGTGTAAACTACTATGGCTACCAGGCGCTTTACTACATTGAGAAGAACGGTGGCGAGGGCGCCCTGATGAAACAGAGCCGGAGCGCCGATGACATTAAGTGGGAGACTGCTCAGACTGTAGATGCAGCCATCGAGGGTCGCCTGTTCGGTCGCATGAACTTCAGCATCGGCTACTTCGACAAGCGTAACAAGGACCTGCTCTTTGCTGTTCGTCTGCCTCTGTCTGCCGGTTCGTACTCGTACGGCGAATACTTCAACATGACCGTTAACAAGAACATCGGTACCATCGCCAACCGCGGTATCGAGCTCTCAGTTGATGCCGACGTGCTACAGAAGAAGGACTGGAATGTTAACGTAGGTTTGGACGCTACATTCATCAAGAACAAGATTATCAAGCTGCCTAACGGCGACAACATCCTGTCGGGCGTACACAACTACACCGAGGGTCGTTCGCTGTACGACTTCTACACCTATCACTTCGAGGGTGTCGATCAGATGACCGGTCGTTCACTTTACACACTCGATCCTGAGAAGAAGGAAACTGCTGCCCAGCAGGGCGAGCTGGTAACCATCAACGGTGTTGACTATACTACCGATACAGCTTACGGCAAGCGCGACTTCCACGGCACTGCTGCTCCTACCGTTTACGGTTCGGTTCACGGCAACGTAAGCTGGAAGGACCTGACACTGAGCCTCCTGGCTACCTACAGCCTGGGTGGTAAGACCATCGACTACACTTATCAGACCCTGATGAGCACCAACGCCATGTCGAGCGGTTCGGCTCTGCACAAGGATGCTCTGAAGGCCTGGAACGGTGTGCCCGAGGGTATGACCGAGACATCGGCCAACCGCATTGATCCAAACGGTGTGCCTGCCATGGATTACAACCTGAGTTCGAAGAACAACGCTACCTGCGACCGCTGGCTCACCAGCGCATCGTACCTGGTAATGAAGAACATCAGTCTGTCGTACAGTCTGCCTAAGAAGTGGCTTACCAGCCTGAACGCAGGTGTCAACGGTGCCACACTTACCGCTGGTGTTGAGAACCTCTTTACATTGACCGGTCGCAAGGGTATGAACCCACAGTACAACTTTACTGGTGGTTCGGACGATACCTACGTAACAGCCCGCGTTTGGAACTTCTCACTCAATGTTAATTTCTAA
- a CDS encoding biotin--[acetyl-CoA-carboxylase] ligase: MMEFKIVHVDETDSTNRWMKENGEGVMVVVADFQTAGKGCGSNTWESERGQNLLFSVLIHPQKVSARTQFIITQMVSVALCNTLQRYIPQTPEIKWPNDIYVGDKKICGVLIENRLEGHRIKDCVIGIGLDVNQTVFVSDAPNPVSIKQLTGRDTDRDELLAAFLDELQRAIENKGIHQAYMNRLYRREGLHPFEANGKRFMATVVGTTDDGRLMLQDANGIAHLYRFKEVVFVIEH; this comes from the coding sequence ATGATGGAATTTAAGATAGTGCACGTTGATGAGACCGATTCTACCAACCGTTGGATGAAGGAAAACGGCGAGGGTGTGATGGTGGTTGTGGCTGATTTTCAGACTGCTGGAAAGGGTTGCGGCTCCAACACATGGGAGAGCGAGCGGGGCCAGAACCTGCTTTTCTCGGTGCTTATCCACCCCCAGAAGGTATCAGCACGCACACAGTTCATCATTACCCAGATGGTATCGGTAGCCCTGTGCAACACCTTGCAGCGCTACATACCGCAAACACCCGAAATAAAATGGCCTAACGACATTTATGTAGGCGACAAGAAGATATGCGGCGTGCTGATTGAAAACCGACTGGAGGGGCACCGCATCAAGGACTGCGTGATAGGCATCGGACTGGACGTGAACCAGACAGTGTTTGTGAGCGATGCCCCCAACCCCGTATCTATCAAACAGCTGACAGGCCGCGACACCGATCGCGACGAGCTGTTGGCGGCTTTCCTCGACGAACTGCAACGCGCCATCGAAAACAAGGGCATACACCAGGCGTACATGAACCGTCTGTACCGTCGCGAGGGACTGCACCCGTTCGAAGCCAACGGCAAGCGCTTTATGGCCACCGTGGTTGGCACTACCGACGACGGCCGCCTGATGCTGCAGGATGCCAACGGCATAGCACATCTGTACCGATTTAAAGAAGTGGTTTTTGTCATTGAACATTGA
- a CDS encoding nucleoside deaminase, which translates to MINEEQQKKDERYMQMALDEAHLALEAGEIPIGAVVVCKDRVVSRAHNLTETLCDVTAHAEMQAITAAANTLGGKYLTECTLYVTVEPCTMCAGAIGWAQIPRIVYGAPDDKRGYHLLAPHAFHPKAQVTQGVLEDECRELMQNFFKAKR; encoded by the coding sequence ATGATTAACGAAGAACAACAAAAAAAAGACGAACGCTACATGCAGATGGCGTTAGACGAGGCCCATTTGGCACTCGAGGCGGGCGAGATACCCATTGGTGCCGTGGTGGTGTGTAAGGATAGGGTAGTGTCGCGTGCGCACAACCTCACCGAAACGCTGTGCGATGTTACCGCCCATGCCGAGATGCAGGCCATTACTGCCGCTGCCAACACGCTGGGTGGCAAGTATCTTACCGAGTGTACACTGTATGTTACCGTTGAGCCCTGCACTATGTGTGCCGGTGCCATCGGTTGGGCGCAGATACCCCGTATTGTGTATGGTGCCCCCGACGATAAGCGTGGCTACCATCTGCTGGCTCCCCATGCATTCCATCCCAAGGCCCAGGTAACCCAGGGGGTGTTAGAGGACGAATGCCGCGAGCTGATGCAGAACTTCTTCAAGGCCAAACGCTAA
- a CDS encoding phosphatidylserine decarboxylase family protein: MGERIKKLKKIRIHREGTNELTLSALAIVGIGSLLWYGLEITIPFWIFVAVFVTAWFIALNFYRCPIRYFNGDTDKLVVAPADGKIVVVEEAEENTYFHDKRLMISIFMSPLNVHANWYPVDGKVKFVKHFNGNYHKAWLPKASEENEHADIMITTADGQDILVRQIAGAMARRIVTYAKDGEECYIDEHLGFIKLGSRVDVYLPLTAKATVTMNQPTTGDQTVIAKLA; the protein is encoded by the coding sequence ATGGGAGAAAGAATCAAGAAACTCAAGAAGATTAGAATACATCGCGAGGGTACTAACGAGTTGACGCTCAGTGCCTTGGCAATTGTCGGCATAGGCTCATTACTGTGGTACGGACTGGAAATAACCATTCCGTTCTGGATTTTTGTGGCTGTGTTTGTTACTGCATGGTTTATTGCACTTAACTTTTATCGTTGTCCAATCCGCTATTTTAATGGCGATACCGATAAGTTGGTGGTGGCTCCTGCCGACGGAAAGATTGTAGTGGTTGAGGAGGCCGAGGAGAATACCTATTTTCACGATAAGCGACTGATGATTTCAATCTTTATGAGTCCGCTTAACGTGCATGCCAACTGGTATCCGGTTGATGGTAAGGTAAAGTTTGTGAAGCACTTTAACGGCAATTATCACAAGGCTTGGCTGCCCAAGGCCAGCGAGGAGAACGAGCATGCCGACATTATGATTACCACTGCCGACGGTCAGGATATCCTGGTGCGCCAGATTGCTGGTGCCATGGCTCGCCGTATCGTTACCTACGCCAAGGATGGCGAGGAGTGCTATATCGACGAGCACCTGGGTTTTATTAAGTTAGGTTCGCGCGTAGATGTGTACCTGCCACTTACTGCCAAGGCTACCGTTACAATGAACCAGCCAACCACCGGCGATCAGACTGTCATCGCCAAGCTGGCGTAA
- the pssA gene encoding CDP-diacylglycerol--serine O-phosphatidyltransferase: MFKKHIPNTITCCNLISGCIATLYAFEANFDMALLFIIIGAVFDFFDGMSARLLGVSSPIGKELDSLADDITFGFAPSAIVFSYLCTFHTHLVWMPYLAFVMAAFSALRLAKFNLDERQALGFIGLPTPANALFWGSLVCGLTEYEVAFDGLEWIILVGTFISCYLLIAEIPMFALKFKHWGWKGNEIKYVFVLSCVPLLLLLGVSGFAAIIAWYVVLSEFANVTKKK, from the coding sequence ATGTTTAAGAAGCATATCCCTAACACGATAACCTGCTGCAACCTTATTTCGGGCTGCATAGCAACGCTGTACGCCTTCGAGGCTAACTTTGATATGGCGCTGCTGTTTATCATCATCGGTGCTGTATTCGATTTCTTTGATGGCATGAGTGCCCGTTTGCTGGGTGTTTCATCGCCTATCGGTAAGGAGCTCGATTCGCTGGCCGACGATATCACCTTTGGCTTTGCCCCATCGGCTATCGTGTTCAGTTATCTTTGCACCTTCCACACCCACTTGGTTTGGATGCCTTACCTGGCATTTGTGATGGCTGCTTTCTCGGCCTTGCGACTGGCCAAGTTTAATCTCGATGAGCGCCAGGCATTAGGCTTTATCGGTCTGCCCACACCTGCCAACGCGCTGTTCTGGGGTTCGCTGGTTTGCGGACTTACCGAGTACGAGGTAGCCTTTGATGGTTTGGAGTGGATTATTCTGGTTGGAACCTTTATCAGCTGTTATCTGCTGATTGCTGAGATACCTATGTTTGCCCTCAAGTTTAAGCACTGGGGGTGGAAAGGCAACGAGATTAAGTACGTGTTTGTACTCTCGTGTGTACCCTTGTTACTCCTGTTGGGAGTAAGCGGCTTTGCGGCCATCATTGCATGGTACGTAGTGCTGTCGGAGTTTGCTAATGTAACTAAAAAGAAGTAA
- a CDS encoding RagB/SusD family nutrient uptake outer membrane protein: MKKYISNIMAGFMLVSAPALVSCGEDYLNTAPTESISADDAVATTENAYKALNGIAKTMSTQQAAWDQGCAGENRIIALYENYASQDYFYNYYAQGWAPIMNLQYSLRNNTSYDAYPWFYYYTLVGQANTIIARIDDATGEESMKKFEKASALTFRAYSFEKLLHYYAPRWQDSDNGSAKGICLRLDESTGELPQATMAECYAQIYKDLDEAITLFQQSGMNRGTSEIWIANENVAHAVYARAALAKQDYQTALTHAPLARKGYALMSNADYYAGFCKPTSEWIFGSYGDAQENMWYWSYGTQYSCNGYYANNTANGAGSIDIELTNQIPDNDARKGLFLTPDKFENFDLSDATVADNYYLSYGIMGFSNDDLWNEVDAWVENRHNSSAASSMDRPYQPGYYYVGGQTKFYVFDTPGVGYLPFIRSSEMVLIEAEANYFLGNEAAAQAALVELNASTGRDANYTCEKTGEELFDEIVNYRRLELWGEGFGFSDYKRWNKEISRKALTKGGSASVAIAVTVKTSDPNWTWAIPQWETDYNDAFRAPTKDAK; encoded by the coding sequence ATGAAAAAATATATTAGCAACATCATGGCGGGTTTCATGCTGGTTAGCGCTCCCGCATTGGTATCATGTGGCGAGGACTATCTGAACACCGCTCCTACCGAGTCGATTTCGGCTGATGACGCTGTAGCCACAACCGAGAACGCCTACAAGGCTCTGAATGGTATTGCCAAAACCATGAGCACTCAGCAGGCCGCCTGGGATCAGGGTTGTGCCGGCGAGAACCGCATCATCGCCCTGTACGAGAACTACGCCAGTCAGGACTACTTCTACAACTACTACGCACAGGGTTGGGCTCCTATCATGAACCTGCAGTACTCACTGCGTAACAACACATCGTACGATGCTTACCCCTGGTTCTACTATTATACTTTGGTAGGACAGGCTAACACCATCATCGCTCGTATCGACGACGCCACTGGCGAAGAGTCGATGAAGAAATTCGAGAAGGCTTCGGCACTCACATTCCGTGCTTACAGCTTCGAGAAGCTGCTGCACTACTATGCTCCACGCTGGCAGGACAGCGACAACGGCAGTGCCAAGGGTATCTGTCTGCGCCTTGATGAGTCAACAGGCGAGCTGCCACAGGCTACTATGGCTGAGTGCTATGCCCAGATTTACAAGGACCTCGACGAGGCTATCACTCTGTTCCAGCAGAGCGGTATGAACCGTGGTACCAGCGAGATTTGGATTGCTAACGAGAACGTAGCACACGCTGTATATGCACGTGCTGCCCTGGCAAAGCAGGACTATCAGACAGCCCTTACACACGCACCTCTGGCTCGCAAGGGTTATGCCCTGATGAGCAATGCCGATTACTATGCCGGTTTCTGCAAGCCAACCAGCGAGTGGATTTTCGGTAGCTACGGCGACGCTCAAGAGAACATGTGGTACTGGAGCTACGGTACACAGTACTCTTGTAACGGTTACTACGCTAACAACACCGCTAACGGTGCTGGTTCGATCGACATCGAGCTGACCAACCAGATTCCTGACAACGACGCTCGTAAGGGCTTGTTCCTCACACCTGACAAGTTCGAGAACTTCGACCTGAGCGACGCAACTGTTGCCGACAACTACTATCTGAGCTATGGTATCATGGGCTTCAGCAACGACGATCTTTGGAACGAGGTTGACGCCTGGGTTGAGAACCGTCACAACTCATCGGCTGCCAGCAGCATGGACCGCCCATACCAGCCTGGTTACTACTACGTAGGTGGACAGACCAAGTTCTACGTATTCGACACTCCAGGTGTAGGCTACCTGCCATTCATCCGCTCATCTGAGATGGTACTGATCGAGGCCGAGGCTAACTACTTCCTGGGTAACGAGGCTGCCGCACAGGCTGCACTGGTAGAGCTGAACGCTTCAACAGGACGTGATGCCAACTACACCTGCGAGAAGACAGGCGAGGAGCTCTTCGACGAGATTGTGAACTACCGTCGTCTGGAGCTTTGGGGCGAGGGCTTCGGTTTCAGCGACTACAAGCGTTGGAACAAGGAGATTTCGCGTAAGGCTCTTACCAAGGGGGGTAGCGCATCTGTTGCCATCGCTGTAACCGTTAAGACCAGCGATCCTAACTGGACATGGGCCATCCCACAGTGGGAGACCGACTACAACGATGCCTTCAGAGCCCCAACTAAGGATGCAAAATAA
- a CDS encoding DUF4834 family protein produces the protein MKTFVAFIVFGFIALAVIAIIVINVLYRNMKRMREDVEDYMYRRGRRQEAKERNPFGEDYFKSSRKPGSQSAGKGGANAQGGPQYKTTRRTTTSGGVTIVDERPDEKKIFEKGDDEYVEFEEVK, from the coding sequence ATGAAGACTTTTGTGGCCTTTATTGTGTTTGGCTTCATTGCCCTGGCTGTTATCGCTATCATCGTTATTAACGTGTTGTATCGCAACATGAAGCGTATGCGCGAGGATGTTGAGGATTATATGTACCGCCGCGGTCGTCGACAGGAGGCAAAGGAGCGTAACCCCTTTGGCGAGGATTATTTCAAGAGCAGTCGCAAGCCAGGCTCGCAGAGCGCTGGTAAGGGCGGTGCCAATGCACAAGGTGGACCACAATATAAAACCACCCGTAGAACAACTACGAGTGGTGGTGTAACTATTGTAGACGAGCGCCCCGATGAAAAGAAGATTTTTGAAAAGGGCGACGACGAATACGTAGAGTTTGAAGAGGTGAAATAG
- a CDS encoding RagB/SusD family nutrient uptake outer membrane protein, whose protein sequence is MKNKIITGAMALTLTMGFVSCGDDFLETKYYKGIDVETGLSSTSNVSTALGGVYYNLFERYFAGNYATTIGDVPTDISYWNTKTGHWDKIYQYTFQDTESYLSYIWEYGYKIVDNSARVIVAADKLYADATADDKKTLDLCRAEAYALRAYANLKLVNVFAHQIKVNGNDFSAKPGIVISDTPIPAFTEVSRATVGDSYNMIVSDLKKSLEYFAAAGGDRGDKCYFGVAAVEGLLARTYLYMENWDGAISSAKAALSDAGTPALAYTKADYKALYNGGSSNTESMFYLDINASQNWSANSCGTLWTTYNFSPSPKLLAMYADTDVRNAIMGMDASSTETAPVFAGGKFASYGSGNPAHATNYLINAPEMYLIIAESYIKKNDVAKAQEALLPVAKRNTAIATTADLPSTAADLYTFLKDERARELFQEGLRLYDLRRWGDPAQVEAYNAPKILFRSNNFNISEFVFPIPNDEINANFGVTQNEGWASNLPK, encoded by the coding sequence ATGAAAAATAAAATTATAACAGGTGCCATGGCACTCACCCTGACAATGGGATTTGTTAGCTGCGGTGATGACTTCCTTGAAACCAAATACTACAAAGGAATCGATGTAGAAACAGGTCTTTCAAGCACAAGCAATGTTTCAACCGCACTGGGTGGCGTATATTACAACCTTTTCGAAAGATATTTTGCAGGTAACTACGCAACCACTATCGGCGACGTTCCAACCGATATCTCATACTGGAACACCAAGACCGGTCACTGGGACAAGATCTACCAGTACACATTCCAGGACACTGAGTCGTATCTCAGCTACATCTGGGAGTATGGTTACAAGATTGTTGACAACTCAGCCCGCGTGATTGTAGCAGCCGACAAGCTTTATGCCGACGCTACTGCCGACGACAAGAAGACACTCGACCTGTGCCGCGCCGAGGCTTACGCCCTGCGTGCATACGCAAACCTTAAGCTGGTGAACGTTTTCGCACATCAGATCAAGGTTAATGGCAACGATTTCTCGGCCAAGCCCGGTATCGTTATCAGCGACACACCTATCCCTGCCTTCACCGAGGTTAGCCGCGCCACTGTAGGCGACAGCTACAATATGATTGTGAGCGACCTGAAGAAGTCGCTGGAGTACTTCGCTGCTGCCGGTGGCGACCGTGGCGACAAGTGCTACTTTGGTGTAGCTGCTGTCGAGGGTCTGCTGGCACGTACATACCTTTATATGGAGAACTGGGATGGTGCCATCAGCAGCGCTAAGGCAGCCCTGAGCGATGCCGGCACACCTGCACTGGCCTATACAAAGGCCGACTATAAGGCCCTGTACAACGGCGGAAGCTCAAACACCGAGAGCATGTTCTATCTCGACATCAACGCCAGTCAGAACTGGAGTGCCAACTCTTGCGGTACACTGTGGACTACCTACAACTTCAGCCCAAGCCCCAAGCTGCTGGCTATGTATGCCGACACCGACGTACGTAACGCCATCATGGGCATGGACGCAAGCTCAACCGAGACAGCCCCTGTATTCGCTGGTGGTAAGTTCGCTTCTTACGGTTCAGGCAACCCCGCCCACGCTACCAACTACCTGATTAACGCTCCTGAGATGTATCTGATTATCGCAGAGAGCTACATCAAGAAGAACGACGTAGCCAAGGCTCAGGAGGCTCTGCTGCCCGTAGCTAAGCGTAACACAGCCATCGCTACAACAGCCGATCTGCCCAGCACCGCTGCCGATCTCTACACATTCCTGAAGGACGAGCGCGCACGCGAGCTCTTCCAGGAGGGTCTGCGCCTGTACGACCTGCGCCGCTGGGGCGATCCCGCTCAGGTAGAGGCCTACAATGCACCTAAGATCCTGTTCCGTTCTAACAATTTCAACATCTCTGAATTTGTATTCCCCATCCCTAACGATGAGATCAATGCAAACTTTGGTGTAACACAGAACGAGGGTTGGGCATCTAATCTCCCTAAGTAA
- the pyrH gene encoding UMP kinase codes for MARFKRILLKLSGESLMGKQGYGIDPERLSDYANQIKEIAGMGVQIGIVIGGGNIFRGLSGSQKGFDRVKGDQMGMCATVINSLALSSALGAVGVKNKVLTAIRMEPIGEFYTKWKAIEAMEAGYVCIFSAGTGSPYFTTDTGSSLRGIEIEADVMLKGTRVDGIYTADPEKDPTATKFEDITYKEVLARGLKVMDLTAICMCQDNNLPIYVFNMDVVGNLKKVMDGEQIGTLVHN; via the coding sequence ATGGCAAGATTTAAGAGAATTCTGTTAAAGCTTTCGGGCGAGAGCCTGATGGGCAAGCAGGGCTACGGTATCGACCCTGAGAGATTGAGCGACTACGCCAATCAGATTAAGGAAATAGCAGGCATGGGCGTGCAGATTGGTATCGTGATTGGTGGTGGTAACATCTTCCGTGGACTCTCGGGCTCACAGAAGGGTTTCGACCGTGTAAAGGGCGACCAGATGGGTATGTGCGCCACCGTTATCAACTCGCTGGCACTGAGCTCGGCTCTGGGTGCTGTGGGTGTTAAGAACAAGGTGCTTACCGCTATCCGCATGGAGCCTATCGGTGAGTTCTACACCAAGTGGAAGGCCATCGAGGCAATGGAGGCTGGCTACGTGTGCATCTTCTCAGCCGGTACAGGTTCGCCCTACTTCACCACCGATACTGGCAGCAGCCTGCGCGGTATTGAGATTGAGGCCGACGTGATGCTGAAGGGCACCCGCGTGGATGGTATCTACACTGCCGACCCCGAGAAGGATCCTACAGCTACCAAGTTCGAGGATATTACCTACAAAGAGGTGCTGGCACGCGGACTGAAGGTGATGGACCTTACAGCTATCTGCATGTGTCAGGACAATAACCTGCCCATCTACGTATTCAACATGGACGTAGTAGGCAATCTTAAAAAGGTAATGGATGGCGAACAGATTGGTACCTTAGTTCACAACTAA